AAACCGTGAAGGTGCCGGTCATCGTGGACGCGGGCGTGGGGAGCGCATCCGACGCGGCGGTCGCCATGGAGCTCGGGTGCGACGGCGTGCTGATGAACACGGCCATCGCAGGGGCGAAGAGCCCCGTCCTCATGGCCGAGGCGATGCGGGAGGCGGTTTCCGCCGGCCGCAAATCGTTTCTCGCGGGGCGGATCCCGAAAAAGCTCTATGCCACCGCGTCGTCCCCGCTGGACGGCGCGTTCTTCTGACCGGCGGCCGGGACCGTTGGCGGTCGATTTCCGCCTGTACCTGATCACGGACCGCCGCCAGGCGCCGGGCGGCGGCATCGCGGGGGCCGTTGCACGGGCGCTGGACGCGGGAGTCCGGGCGGTCCAGCTGCGGGAGAAGGACCTCGGGGGCCGCGAGCTCCATCGTCTGGCCGGGCGGATGCGCGAGCTGACCGCCCGGTACGGCGCGAAGCTGCTGGTCAACGACCGGGTGGACGTGGCCCTCGCCGTCGGGGCCGACGGGGTGCACCTGGGGGTCGCGTCGATGGCGGCGCGGGATGCACGGACGCTCCTTGGCCCATCCGCGCTGATCGGCTGCTCCACGCACTCGCTCGTGGAGCTCGCGGAGGCGGAAGCCGGAGGAGCCGACTTCGTCACCTTCGGGCCCGTCTTCGCCACCCCGTCGAAGGCGCGGTACGGGCCCCCGGTCGGGGTCGACGCCCTCCGGGATGCGTGCGGGGCCGCACGCATCCCGGTCTTCGCCCTCGGGGGCGTCGGGGCGCAAAACGCGGGGGAAGTCGTCGCGGCGGGGGCGGCGGGCGTGGCGGCGATCTCCGCAATCGTCGCCGCGGCGGACCCGGAGTCGGCCGTTGCGGAGCTCGAAGGCCGGGTGAACGCGGCGATCGCCGCACGGAACCAGGGAAAGGCGGGTGCTCCATGACGCTCATGCACCGAGCACGGAAGGGAGATGCCGCCCCGGAGATCGATCGGGCGGCCCGGGCGGAAGGGATGGCTCCGGAGAGGCTCCGGTCGCTCGTCGCCGGGGGGAAGGCGGTGATCCCCCGGAACCGGAGGCGGAAGACGGTGCGCCCCGTCGCCATCGGCGAGGGACTCTCCGTGAAGGTGAACGCGAACGTGGGCTCCTCCCGCGACCGCGCCGACCTCGCGCTCGAGATGGAGAAGATGCGGGTCGCGGTCGCCGCCGGCGCCGACGCGGTGATGGACCTGTCCACGGGCGGGCCGATCGACGAGATCCGGCGGGCGATCCTCGACGAATGCCCGGTTCCCGTCGGGACCGTCCCCGTGTACCAGGCGGCGGCCGACGGAAACCTGCGGGGGAAGTCGTGGCTCGACCTCACGGCGGACGACTTCTTCGCCGGGATCGAGAAGCAGGCGCGGGACGGCGTCGACTTCATGACCGTCCACTGCGGGGTGACCCGCGAAGCGCTGGAGCGGCTGGTCCGGGAGGGGCGGCGTCTCGACATCGTCAGCCGCGGCGGTTCCCTGCTCGCCGAATGGATGGACCACCACGGCCGCGAAAACCCGTTCTACGACCAGTACGACCGCCTCCTCGACATCTGCCGGGAGTACGACATCACGATCTCGCTGGGGGACGGCCTGCGCCCCGGATGTCTCGCGGACGCGACCGACCGCGCCCAGGTGCACGAACTGATGACGTTGGGGGAGCTCGCCGACCGCGCCTGGGCCAGGGACGTGCAGGTGATGATCGAGGGGCCCGGCCACGTTCCGATGCACCAGATCGCGGCCAACATGGTGCTGCAGAAGCGGCTGTGCCACGGGGCGCCGTTCTACGTGCTGGGGCCCCTGGTCACCGACATCGCCCCCGGGTACGACCACATCACGTCCGCCATCGGCGGGGCGATCGCCGCGTGGAACGGCGCGGACTTCCTCTGCTACGTCACCCCGTCCGAGCATCTGCGCCTGCCGCCGGTGGAGGACGTGCGGGAAGGGGTGATCGCGACCCGGATCGCCGCCCATGCCGCGGACATCGCCCGCGGGATCCCCGGGGCGATGGACCGCGACAACCGGATGGCCGACGCCCGGCGCCTCCTCGACTGGAAGTCGCAGATCGAGCTCTCCATCGATCCGGAGCGCGCCCGCGCATGGCGGGGCGGGAGCATGCCGACCGTGGACGAGGCGGCGTGCACGATGTGCGCGGACCTGTGCGCCATCAAGACGTCGGGGAAGGCGATCCGGAAGAGGTAACGGGAATCCGCGCTACCGCCGCGGCTTATCCTTTCCCGGCGGGCGCGATCCGTCCGGGAGGGGGGGAGACGGTTGACGCGGGGGGAGGAAGGCCCCCGGAGCCTTTTCCCGGAAGGAGTCCGCGATCCGCTCGGGGAAGACCGCCGCCAGCCACCGGCCGGCGGATATCGCGTAGGGCGCCGCCTTCGACTCCCGAAGCGCCCGGGTCCCGGACGGCAGCAGGATCACCAGAAGGAACACGAGAAGGACCGACAGGAGCGCCCCCTTGACGAATCCGGCCGCCGCCCCGGCGAGCCGGTCCATCCCCGACAGCTTCGACGCCCGCACCCTCCCCTCGATCAGCCCGCCGACGAGCCGGAACAGGAGGTAGACGGCGAGGAACACGGCGAGGTAGCCGGCCGCTTCCGAGTACGGGAAGGTGAGCGTAAGGATCGAGACGGCCTCGGCGTAATACCGGATCCCCGCGAGGTGTCCCGCGACCAGGCCGCCGAGAGAGAAGAGCTGACGCACGAGTCCGCGGGCGATCCCGGCGACGACGAACCAGGCGCAGAGCACCGCGAGAACGACGTCCACGACGTTCATCGTCGCATTATACCGCAAGCCCTAATGGTACACCCCGAGAGCCTTCCCGACGACGCGGGAGAGCTCCTCCAGCCGGTACGGCTTCTGGATGAAGTCGAGGATCCCCTCCTTCATCACCTCCTGGATCGTTCCCTCCATCGTGTACCCCGACGACAGCACGACCCGCGCGTGCGGATTGATCTCCTTGATCCTCCGGAAGCAGTCCCCCCCGGACAGGTGCGGCATGATCATGTCGACGACCACCAGGTCGATCTCCCGCCACAGTTCGCGGTACCGGGTCACCCCGTCGAGGCCGTCCACCGCCGTGATGACCTCGTACCCCAGCGCACGCAGCATGTCCTGGGCCACCTCGCGGACCGTCTCCTGGTCGTCGATCAGGAGGATCTTTCCCCGGCCGTGAGGGAGGGCGGAGTCGTCCGCGCCCTCGGCCTCCTTCGCCTTGAGGCTGAAATTCTCGGGAAGGTAGACCCGGAAGGTCGTTCCGACGCCGACCTCGCTCTGAACGTCCAGGAGCCCCCCGTGGTTCTTCACGATCCCGAACACCATCGAGAGCCCGAGGCCGGTGCCCTTCCCCTGCTCCTTCGTCGTGAAGAACGGATCGAAGATCCTCTCGAGGTTCTCCCGCGGGATCCCTACGCCCGTGTCGCCGACGGAGAGGAGCAGGTAGTCTCCGGGAATCATCCCCCCGTGCTCGCAGCAGAACGTGTCGTCCAGGGAAACGCGTTCCGTGGTGATCCTCAGCCGGCCGCCCTCCGGCATCGCGTCGCACGCGTTGACCGCCAGGTTCATCACGACCTGATCGAGCTGGGACGGATCCCCGAGGACGAGCGCGTCGCCCGGGCAGAAGGAGGTGACGATCCGGATGCGCCGGTCGAGCGTCCCTTCCAGGAGGGCGGTCACCCCGGTGACGGTCCTCGTCAGATCCACCGGGACGTTCAGGTTTTTCCCCTTCCGCGCGAAGCCGAGCAACTGGGCGGTGAGGTGGGACGCCCGTTCCGCCGCGCGCTGGATGATCTCGGCGGCCTTCGAGACGTCGGCGCCGGATTCGGGCTTCTGGCGCAGCAGCGTCGCGTACCCGAGGATCCCCGTGAGCAGGTTGTTGAAATCGTGCGCGATCCCTCCGGCCAGCAGGCCCAGGGCCTCCATCTTCTGCGCCTGGATCAGCTGGGACTGCAGGCGCACGCTTTCCTCCTCGGCCCGTTTCCGCTCCGTGATGTCGCGGGCGGAGGCGCAGTTGTACTCCTTCCCGTCGAATTCGATGTAGTTCGCGGTGATCTCCACGGGGATCGTGCGGCCGTCCTTCGTGCGGTGAATGGACTCCCACGTCCGCGTGCGGCACCGGCGAAGGTCGTCCCAGTGGGCGGGCCAGCGCTCCGGGGGGAAGTCCGGGTTGATGTCCTGGATCCTCATCGCGAGCAGCTCCTCGCGCGTGTACCCCAGCGCCTCGCACGTCCGGTCGTTCACGTAGAGGAGGCGGCCGTCGGAGGCCATCCAGTACGTGGCGTCGCTTCCGCGGTCCACGGTGAACTGGGTGAGGCGAAGGGCGATCTCCGCCTTCTTCCGGTCGGTGATGTCGAGGACCAGGCCGTCGACCCAGAGCAGCTTGCCGTCGTCGCCGTAGATCATCTGCCGGCGGTCCCCCACCCACCGAACCCCGCCGTCCCGGTGCACCAGCCGGTACTCCAGCCGGAGCACCCGCTCCTTCGCGAGCACCGCCTCGCGGATTCTCTTCCGGAGCGGGTCGATGTCGTCGGGGTGGACGACGCCGAGCCACCGCAACCTCCTCGACGTGAAGTCCTCCACGGAGCGGCCGGTGAACCGCTCGATGTCCGCGCCGACGAACGGAAGCGTCCAGTCCGGCAGTCCCCGGTAGACCATCCCCGGGACGTTGTTCATCAGGGAGACGAGACGGCGGGAAAGGTCCTGCTGCTCCGCGAACATCCGGGCCTGGCGCGCGGCGAGGGCGATCTGGCGCGCCACGGTTTCCGCCGTCCCGATCTCCTCGCCGGTCCAGCAGTGCCGCTCCGCCCGGTCCAGGAACAGCGCGCCGACCACCTCGTCGTTCCGAAGAAGCGGAACGACGAGGCAGGCGGCGGCAGTCCCCGCTCCCGCCGAGCTTCCGAAAATCTTTTCGGCGTCGTCCACCACGACCGTCTTCCCCGAGGCCATCGCCTCCAGGTTCACTCCGGGCCGGTTCTGGTACGAACCCGGAAGATCGGCGAGCGGGGAGCCGACCATCCGGTGCTCGATCACCTTCGCCGGGGGCCCTTCCAGGACGACGGCGCACCGGTGGATGCCGAGCAGCCCCGAGAGCTCCTGCAGCGCCTCCGACACGATCCCCTCGAGGTCCGCCTCGGTCATCGCCGAAGTGCCGATCTGCCGGAGCATCCGTGCCTGC
Above is a genomic segment from Deltaproteobacteria bacterium containing:
- the thiE gene encoding thiamine phosphate synthase, producing the protein MPPRRPRWTARSSDRRPGPLAVDFRLYLITDRRQAPGGGIAGAVARALDAGVRAVQLREKDLGGRELHRLAGRMRELTARYGAKLLVNDRVDVALAVGADGVHLGVASMAARDARTLLGPSALIGCSTHSLVELAEAEAGGADFVTFGPVFATPSKARYGPPVGVDALRDACGAARIPVFALGGVGAQNAGEVVAAGAAGVAAISAIVAAADPESAVAELEGRVNAAIAARNQGKAGAP
- the thiC gene encoding phosphomethylpyrimidine synthase ThiC, with translation MTLMHRARKGDAAPEIDRAARAEGMAPERLRSLVAGGKAVIPRNRRRKTVRPVAIGEGLSVKVNANVGSSRDRADLALEMEKMRVAVAAGADAVMDLSTGGPIDEIRRAILDECPVPVGTVPVYQAAADGNLRGKSWLDLTADDFFAGIEKQARDGVDFMTVHCGVTREALERLVREGRRLDIVSRGGSLLAEWMDHHGRENPFYDQYDRLLDICREYDITISLGDGLRPGCLADATDRAQVHELMTLGELADRAWARDVQVMIEGPGHVPMHQIAANMVLQKRLCHGAPFYVLGPLVTDIAPGYDHITSAIGGAIAAWNGADFLCYVTPSEHLRLPPVEDVREGVIATRIAAHAADIARGIPGAMDRDNRMADARRLLDWKSQIELSIDPERARAWRGGSMPTVDEAACTMCADLCAIKTSGKAIRKR
- a CDS encoding CvpA family protein; amino-acid sequence: MNVVDVVLAVLCAWFVVAGIARGLVRQLFSLGGLVAGHLAGIRYYAEAVSILTLTFPYSEAAGYLAVFLAVYLLFRLVGGLIEGRVRASKLSGMDRLAGAAAGFVKGALLSVLLVFLLVILLPSGTRALRESKAAPYAISAGRWLAAVFPERIADSFREKAPGAFLPPRQPSPPLPDGSRPPGKDKPRR
- a CDS encoding PAS domain S-box protein, which codes for MDLLRRFSMLCGAAFVLLAAILGVLITRAFESNAVEEANRYVAADVKASAKRHLADVSLSVPADTREYEALRVRLSDIFAIPGVLDVVVFSGDGTVVWSRMRSLVGTRLQDKPYHWEALRGVPVARRTRPYRDDPRFPGEVRELMELYVPLFEGDTDRMRAVVKIYLEMDQVLSAVLRTKAQIWAILLGGFAVLYTLLFVVALQGNRRIARGDSQLRESREKIRAQQARMLRQIGTSAMTEADLEGIVSEALQELSGLLGIHRCAVVLEGPPAKVIEHRMVGSPLADLPGSYQNRPGVNLEAMASGKTVVVDDAEKIFGSSAGAGTAAACLVVPLLRNDEVVGALFLDRAERHCWTGEEIGTAETVARQIALAARQARMFAEQQDLSRRLVSLMNNVPGMVYRGLPDWTLPFVGADIERFTGRSVEDFTSRRLRWLGVVHPDDIDPLRKRIREAVLAKERVLRLEYRLVHRDGGVRWVGDRRQMIYGDDGKLLWVDGLVLDITDRKKAEIALRLTQFTVDRGSDATYWMASDGRLLYVNDRTCEALGYTREELLAMRIQDINPDFPPERWPAHWDDLRRCRTRTWESIHRTKDGRTIPVEITANYIEFDGKEYNCASARDITERKRAEEESVRLQSQLIQAQKMEALGLLAGGIAHDFNNLLTGILGYATLLRQKPESGADVSKAAEIIQRAAERASHLTAQLLGFARKGKNLNVPVDLTRTVTGVTALLEGTLDRRIRIVTSFCPGDALVLGDPSQLDQVVMNLAVNACDAMPEGGRLRITTERVSLDDTFCCEHGGMIPGDYLLLSVGDTGVGIPRENLERIFDPFFTTKEQGKGTGLGLSMVFGIVKNHGGLLDVQSEVGVGTTFRVYLPENFSLKAKEAEGADDSALPHGRGKILLIDDQETVREVAQDMLRALGYEVITAVDGLDGVTRYRELWREIDLVVVDMIMPHLSGGDCFRRIKEINPHARVVLSSGYTMEGTIQEVMKEGILDFIQKPYRLEELSRVVGKALGVYH